A region from the Streptomyces tsukubensis genome encodes:
- a CDS encoding deoxyguanosinetriphosphate triphosphohydrolase: MDGTTGSTPNGPAPSSGNVPHPHAYGHSATPGSGDAHEHPGSRSGSGSGGGDDVYGYDEAATARWAPEPDKRPGRTAFQRDRARVLHSAALRRLAGKTQVVTPGSRNQAWDASPRTRLTHSLECAQVGRELGAALGCDPDLVEAACLAHDLGHPPFGHNGEVALNEVARDCGGFEGNAQSLRLLTRIEPKRFLTPDTPDAAPVSVGLNLTRAALDAATKYPWPLGGHPSDPGSVKFGVYEDDLPVFSWVRDGAPRHRRCFEAQVMDWSDDVAYSVHDFEDGLHAGHLDPNLLLAEPERAEIWRVAIGRYVPADTDPEELAEALDRLLDQDWWPHHYDGSAPAQARLKDATSQLIGRFCLAAEGATRQTYGTGRLTRYTAELVVPRATRNECAVLKAVADRYVMQRAEQEAIRAEQRIVVAELAEALARRAPDGLDPQFRALFDAAPDDRARGRVIVDQIAALTDASAVTLHAQLTARR; encoded by the coding sequence ATGGACGGCACCACCGGCAGTACACCGAACGGGCCCGCACCCTCATCGGGGAACGTCCCGCACCCCCATGCGTACGGCCACTCCGCCACCCCCGGATCCGGCGACGCGCACGAGCACCCCGGCTCCCGCAGCGGCAGCGGCAGTGGCGGCGGCGATGATGTGTACGGATACGACGAGGCGGCCACCGCCCGCTGGGCCCCCGAGCCCGACAAACGCCCCGGCCGGACCGCCTTCCAGCGCGACCGCGCCCGGGTGCTGCACTCCGCCGCCCTGCGCCGGCTGGCGGGCAAGACCCAGGTCGTCACCCCCGGCAGCCGCAACCAGGCCTGGGACGCCAGCCCCCGCACCCGGCTCACGCACTCCCTGGAATGCGCCCAGGTCGGCCGGGAGCTGGGCGCCGCCCTCGGCTGCGACCCCGATCTCGTCGAGGCCGCCTGCCTCGCCCACGACCTCGGCCACCCCCCCTTCGGCCACAACGGCGAGGTGGCGCTCAACGAGGTCGCCCGGGACTGCGGCGGCTTCGAGGGCAACGCCCAGTCGCTGCGGCTGCTCACCCGGATCGAACCCAAACGGTTCCTCACCCCCGACACCCCCGATGCCGCCCCCGTCAGCGTCGGACTCAACCTCACCCGCGCCGCCCTCGACGCCGCCACCAAGTACCCGTGGCCGCTCGGCGGCCACCCTTCCGACCCCGGCTCCGTCAAATTCGGGGTCTACGAGGACGACCTGCCCGTCTTCTCCTGGGTCCGCGACGGCGCCCCCCGGCACCGCCGCTGCTTCGAAGCCCAGGTCATGGACTGGTCCGACGACGTCGCCTACTCGGTCCACGATTTCGAGGACGGACTCCACGCCGGGCACCTCGACCCCAACCTGCTGCTCGCCGAGCCGGAGCGGGCCGAGATCTGGCGGGTCGCCATCGGCCGCTACGTCCCCGCCGACACCGACCCGGAGGAGCTCGCCGAAGCCCTCGACCGCCTCCTCGACCAGGACTGGTGGCCCCACCACTACGACGGCTCCGCCCCGGCCCAGGCCCGCCTCAAGGACGCCACCAGCCAGCTCATCGGCCGCTTCTGCCTGGCCGCCGAGGGCGCCACCCGGCAGACGTACGGCACCGGCAGGCTCACCCGCTACACCGCCGAACTCGTCGTCCCGCGTGCCACCCGCAACGAATGCGCCGTTCTCAAGGCCGTCGCCGACCGCTATGTGATGCAGCGCGCCGAGCAGGAGGCGATCCGGGCCGAGCAGCGCATCGTCGTCGCCGAACTGGCCGAGGCGCTGGCCCGGCGCGCTCCCGACGGGCTCGACCCCCAGTTCCGTGCCCTCTTCGACGCCGCGCCCGACGACCGGGCGCGCGGTCGGGTGATTGTGGATCAGATCGCCGCCCTCACCGATGCCTCGGCGGTGACCCTGCACGCCCAGCTCACAGCCCGCCGCTGA